One genomic segment of Ignavibacteriota bacterium includes these proteins:
- a CDS encoding nucleotidyltransferase — protein sequence MKNPTDENLSVENKLLEDADKKSKAMIGVGNGYRPFLDYLLFNVKKSGYENVIIVIGEKDNSIKQYYGSNDINDFLGLKISYATQFIPSNRIKPLGTADALFSALKVSPWLKDDEFTVCNSDNLYSVKALNLMLNTEFKNAMINYDRDGFEFEKERVEKFAVTKIDDEEFLLDIIEKPSAEIIEQIKTQDGFVGVSMNIFKLNFNMIYSFLENVKFHPERNEKELPTAIKNMIDKFPQSLKTFKMKEHVPDLTSKKDIIPVKKYLMKEFEKLNFENE from the coding sequence ATGAAAAATCCCACCGATGAAAACTTATCGGTTGAAAATAAATTGTTGGAAGATGCAGATAAAAAATCTAAAGCTATGATTGGCGTTGGAAATGGATATCGACCTTTCCTTGATTATTTATTATTCAATGTAAAAAAATCTGGTTATGAAAATGTGATAATTGTAATCGGGGAAAAAGATAATTCCATAAAGCAGTATTACGGTTCAAACGATATTAATGATTTTCTCGGTTTAAAAATATCTTACGCTACACAATTTATTCCATCAAACAGAATTAAACCTTTGGGAACCGCGGATGCTTTATTTTCTGCTTTAAAAGTTTCTCCTTGGCTAAAAGATGATGAGTTTACAGTTTGTAATAGTGATAATCTGTATTCTGTAAAAGCTTTAAATTTAATGTTAAATACAGAATTCAAGAATGCAATGATAAATTATGATAGAGATGGCTTTGAGTTTGAAAAAGAGCGCGTTGAAAAATTTGCTGTCACAAAAATTGATGATGAAGAATTTCTTCTCGATATTATTGAAAAACCTTCCGCTGAAATAATTGAACAAATAAAAACACAAGATGGATTTGTCGGTGTTAGTATGAATATTTTCAAATTAAATTTTAATATGATATATTCATTTTTAGAAAATGTTAAATTTCATCCCGAAAGAAATGAGAAGGAACTACCAACTGCAATTAAGAATATGATTGATAAATTTCCACAAAGTTTAAAAACATTTAAAATGAAAGAGCACGTGCCGGATTTAACAAGCAAAAAAGATATAATTCCAGTAAAAAAATATTTAATGAAAGAATTTGAAAAATTGAATTTTGAAAATGAGTAA